One Microcebus murinus isolate Inina chromosome 22, M.murinus_Inina_mat1.0, whole genome shotgun sequence DNA segment encodes these proteins:
- the LOC142863500 gene encoding cytochrome c oxidase subunit 6C yields MTSGTLAKPQMRGLLARRLRIHIVGAFIVSLGVATLYKFGVAEPRKKAYADFYRNYDSMKDFEEMRKAGIFQSAK; encoded by the coding sequence ATGACTTCCGGCACTTTGGCGAAACCTCAGATGCGTGGCCTCCTGGCCAGGCGTCTACGGATTCATATTGTTGGGGCATTCATAGTATCCCTGGGAGTTGCAACCTTGTATAAGTTTGGTGTGGCTGAACCAAGGAAGAAGGCATATGCagatttctacagaaattatgattctatgaaagattttgaggagatgaggaaggctgGCATCTTTCAGAGTGCAAAGTGA